The following are from one region of the Desulfonatronum thioautotrophicum genome:
- a CDS encoding argininosuccinate synthase encodes MQQHIDTVVLAYSGGLDTSVILKWIKETYACKVIAFTADLGQGEDLSGVERRALETGAAKAHVEDLREEFARDFIFPMMRANAVYEGRYLLGTSIARPLIAKRMVEIARAEGAQAIAHGATGKGNDQVRFELTAAALDKSIKTIAPWREWDLCSRTDCVEYARKHDIPVTVTKDKPYSCDGNLLHLSFEGGELEDPWAEPGPHTYMMCVPPEQAPDQPEIATIDFTAGNPVALNGRELSPAEIMAELNTLGGRHGIGRLDMVESRFVGMKSRGVYETPGGTILQAAHRDLEGLTMDRETMRLRDQLIPQYAAMVYNGFWFAPEREALQAFIDKTQERVRGTVRLKLYKGAVSVLGRKSDVSLYNPELATFEQDMVYDQADAAGFIRLNALRLRAWNQ; translated from the coding sequence ATGCAGCAACACATTGATACGGTGGTTTTGGCCTACTCCGGCGGTCTGGATACGTCGGTCATTTTGAAATGGATCAAGGAAACCTATGCCTGCAAGGTGATCGCCTTTACCGCGGACCTGGGGCAAGGCGAGGACCTCTCCGGCGTGGAGCGCCGGGCGCTGGAGACCGGCGCGGCCAAAGCCCATGTGGAGGACCTGCGTGAAGAGTTTGCCCGGGATTTCATCTTTCCGATGATGCGGGCCAATGCGGTGTACGAGGGCCGATATCTGCTGGGTACCTCCATTGCCCGTCCGCTGATCGCCAAGAGGATGGTAGAGATCGCCCGGGCCGAGGGCGCCCAGGCCATTGCTCACGGAGCTACCGGCAAGGGCAATGATCAGGTTCGCTTCGAGCTGACCGCGGCGGCCCTGGACAAAAGCATCAAAACCATCGCTCCCTGGCGAGAGTGGGACCTCTGTTCCCGCACGGACTGCGTTGAATATGCCCGGAAACACGATATCCCCGTGACCGTGACCAAGGACAAACCCTATTCCTGTGACGGCAACCTGCTGCATCTTTCCTTTGAAGGTGGGGAGTTGGAAGACCCTTGGGCCGAACCTGGGCCGCACACCTACATGATGTGCGTTCCGCCGGAACAGGCCCCGGATCAGCCGGAGATAGCCACCATCGACTTTACTGCCGGCAATCCGGTGGCACTCAATGGCAGGGAGTTGAGCCCCGCGGAAATCATGGCGGAATTGAATACTCTGGGCGGGCGGCACGGCATTGGACGTTTGGACATGGTGGAGAGCCGCTTCGTGGGCATGAAATCCCGTGGTGTCTATGAAACACCGGGAGGTACGATTCTGCAGGCCGCGCACCGTGACCTGGAAGGGTTGACCATGGATCGGGAAACCATGCGCTTGCGCGACCAACTCATCCCGCAATACGCGGCCATGGTCTACAACGGATTCTGGTTCGCCCCGGAGCGGGAGGCCCTGCAGGCCTTTATCGACAAGACCCAGGAACGGGTCCGGGGAACCGTGCGCCTCAAACTGTACAAGGGGGCGGTCTCGGTCCTGGGCCGCAAATCAGACGTCTCCCTGTACAACCCGGAATTGGCCACCTTTGAGCAGGACATGGTCTACGACCAGGCCGACGCGGCCGGTTTCATCCGCCTGAATGCCCTGCGGCTGCGGGCCTGGAATCAATAA
- the argH gene encoding argininosuccinate lyase, with the protein MSRKEAAGKLWGGRFETATNRLVEDYTASVQADRRLAPQDIRGSMAHARMLGRQGVLRPEDVEAIVEGLRQVEAEVAAGTFVWRDELEDVHMNIEARLTELIGEAGKRLHTGRSRNDQVALDFRLHVDEALAQWQACLAELIDVLVHRAAEHVQTLLPGCTHLQPAQPVSLAQHLLAYAWMFRRDFDRVSDARKRVRISPLGAAALAGTTYPIDPGMVAREVGFPGVFTNSMDAVADRDFVMESVFCASVIMAHLSRLCEELILWANPAFGFVRLPDAFATGSSIMPQKKNPDVAELMRGKTGRVYGDLTALLTLVKGLPLTYNRDLQEDKEPFFDTDRTVSASLRLMAAMMAEMGFVPERMLAMLRRGFLNATELADYLVGKGLAFRDAHHAVGRAVAFAEAQERGLEDLSLEELRGFSLLITEDVFSVLDYHQAVARRAAPGGTGDVPVRGQIADLRAWLRELRASL; encoded by the coding sequence ATGTCCAGGAAGGAGGCCGCCGGCAAACTGTGGGGCGGACGCTTCGAAACAGCCACGAACCGGCTTGTGGAGGATTACACGGCCTCGGTTCAGGCGGATCGTCGTTTGGCTCCCCAGGATATTCGGGGCTCCATGGCCCATGCCCGGATGCTGGGCCGCCAAGGTGTGCTGCGGCCCGAAGATGTGGAGGCCATTGTCGAGGGGTTGCGCCAGGTGGAGGCCGAGGTTGCGGCCGGAACATTCGTCTGGCGGGACGAGCTGGAAGACGTGCACATGAATATCGAGGCCCGCCTGACCGAGTTGATCGGCGAGGCCGGCAAGCGCCTGCACACCGGACGAAGTCGCAACGACCAGGTGGCCCTGGACTTCCGGCTGCATGTCGACGAGGCGCTGGCGCAGTGGCAGGCCTGCCTGGCGGAACTCATTGATGTCCTGGTCCACCGGGCCGCAGAGCACGTCCAGACGTTGCTGCCAGGCTGTACGCACCTGCAACCGGCTCAACCAGTCAGCCTGGCCCAGCATCTGCTGGCCTACGCCTGGATGTTTCGCCGGGATTTCGATCGGGTCTCCGATGCCCGAAAACGGGTGCGGATCAGTCCGCTGGGGGCCGCGGCACTTGCCGGCACCACCTATCCCATCGACCCGGGCATGGTTGCCCGGGAGGTGGGATTCCCAGGAGTGTTCACCAACAGCATGGACGCAGTGGCCGACCGGGACTTTGTCATGGAGTCCGTTTTCTGCGCATCCGTGATCATGGCCCATCTCTCCCGGCTTTGCGAGGAACTGATCCTGTGGGCTAATCCGGCTTTCGGCTTCGTGCGCCTGCCGGACGCTTTTGCCACCGGATCGAGCATCATGCCCCAGAAGAAGAATCCGGATGTCGCCGAACTGATGCGTGGCAAGACAGGACGGGTTTACGGTGATTTGACCGCTCTGCTGACCCTGGTCAAGGGCCTTCCGCTGACTTATAATCGGGACTTGCAGGAAGACAAGGAGCCGTTTTTCGACACGGACAGGACCGTTTCCGCCTCATTGCGGCTTATGGCCGCGATGATGGCCGAGATGGGCTTTGTTCCCGAACGGATGCTGGCAATGCTGCGCCGGGGCTTTCTCAACGCCACGGAGCTGGCTGACTATCTCGTGGGCAAGGGGTTGGCCTTTCGCGACGCCCACCATGCCGTGGGGCGGGCGGTGGCTTTTGCCGAGGCCCAAGAACGGGGTCTGGAGGATCTTTCCCTGGAGGAATTGCGAGGGTTTTCGTTGCTGATCACCGAGGACGTCTTCAGCGTTCTGGATTACCATCAGGCCGTGGCCCGGCGCGCTGCTCCAGGGGGCACCGGAGATGTTCCGGTTCGAGGCCAGATCGCCGATCTGCGGGCATGGTTGCGAGAGCTTCGCGCCTCGCTGTGA
- the ftsH gene encoding ATP-dependent zinc metalloprotease FtsH, whose protein sequence is MNNFSKNLLLWATISVVMVVLFNMFSQPPVQEQRLSYSEFLTRIQNGEVTEVKIQGQKIQGVLLNEQRFVSFNPSDPELVSILLDNNVRVVAEPEATSPWYFTMLISWFPFLLLIGVWIFFMRQMQSGGGRAMSFGRSRAKMLSEESTKVTFEDVAGVDEAKDELMEVVEFLREPKKFTRLGGRIPKGVLLVGSPGTGKTLLARAVAGEAGVPFFSISGSDFVEMFVGVGAARVRDLFTQGKKNAPCLIFIDEIDAVGRQRGAGLGGGHDEREQTLNQMLVEMDGFESNEGVILIAATNRPDVLDPALLRPGRFDRQVVVPAPDLRGRARILQVHAKRSPLAKGVDLELLAKGTPGMSGADLENLVNEAALHAARKGKEQLDMLDFEEAKDKLLMGKERRSMILSEDEKKTTAYHEAGHALVARLLPGTDPVHKVSIIPRGMALGVTMQLPEDDRHNYSRAYLEKTLAVLLAGRVAEEIIFDQLTTGAGNDIERATKMARKMVCQWGMSDTLGPLSLGENNDHVFLGREIGHNKDYSEQTAQLIDAEIKGFVSRAHAKARQLLEKNIEHLHAMANALLERETISGEDITRLMEGKPLPPMNVAAKIHSEGSSASESSPGASQEAAPEQAGSSSEEVPDKASSDEASSGEASADKQSSGKQSPDKSSPGAQPSQEQPFEEQSSDEQPQGKQPSDDDADDFTLEEPDKPGRS, encoded by the coding sequence TTGAATAATTTTTCCAAGAATCTGCTGCTCTGGGCCACCATTTCCGTGGTCATGGTGGTGCTGTTCAACATGTTCAGCCAGCCGCCGGTCCAGGAACAGCGCCTAAGCTACAGCGAGTTTCTGACCCGCATTCAAAATGGAGAGGTCACCGAGGTCAAGATCCAGGGCCAGAAGATCCAGGGCGTTTTGCTCAATGAGCAGCGTTTTGTCTCCTTCAACCCCAGTGACCCGGAACTGGTCTCGATCCTGCTGGATAACAACGTGCGCGTGGTGGCCGAACCGGAAGCGACATCCCCGTGGTATTTTACGATGCTCATTTCCTGGTTCCCCTTTCTGCTGCTGATCGGGGTCTGGATTTTTTTCATGCGCCAGATGCAGTCCGGCGGTGGGCGGGCCATGTCGTTTGGCCGGTCCAGGGCCAAGATGCTCAGCGAGGAATCCACCAAGGTCACCTTCGAGGATGTGGCCGGGGTGGACGAGGCCAAGGATGAGCTGATGGAAGTGGTGGAGTTTCTTCGGGAGCCGAAGAAATTCACCCGGCTGGGCGGGCGTATCCCCAAGGGCGTCCTGTTGGTGGGCTCGCCGGGAACCGGGAAGACCCTGCTGGCCAGGGCCGTGGCCGGAGAGGCCGGGGTACCGTTTTTTTCCATTTCCGGCTCGGATTTCGTGGAAATGTTCGTGGGTGTTGGAGCGGCCCGGGTTCGGGATCTCTTCACCCAGGGCAAGAAAAACGCCCCATGCCTGATATTTATCGACGAGATCGACGCAGTGGGGCGGCAGCGGGGAGCCGGACTGGGCGGCGGCCATGACGAACGCGAACAGACGTTAAACCAGATGCTCGTGGAGATGGACGGCTTTGAGTCCAATGAGGGCGTCATCCTGATCGCGGCCACCAACCGGCCTGACGTTCTGGACCCGGCACTGTTGCGTCCGGGCCGGTTCGATCGCCAGGTGGTGGTTCCGGCTCCGGACCTGCGCGGGCGGGCGCGGATTCTGCAGGTTCATGCCAAGCGTTCGCCGCTGGCCAAGGGAGTTGACCTGGAGTTGCTGGCCAAGGGGACGCCGGGCATGTCCGGAGCGGACCTGGAAAACCTGGTCAACGAGGCGGCCCTGCACGCGGCCCGCAAGGGCAAGGAACAGCTGGACATGTTGGACTTTGAGGAAGCCAAGGACAAGCTGCTCATGGGCAAGGAGCGGCGGAGCATGATTCTCAGCGAAGACGAGAAGAAGACCACTGCGTACCATGAAGCCGGCCACGCGCTGGTGGCCCGGCTGCTGCCCGGTACGGATCCGGTGCACAAGGTGTCCATCATTCCTCGTGGCATGGCCCTGGGTGTGACCATGCAACTGCCGGAGGACGACCGGCATAACTACAGCCGGGCCTATCTGGAAAAGACCCTGGCCGTGCTGCTGGCCGGCCGGGTTGCCGAGGAAATCATTTTTGACCAGCTGACCACCGGGGCGGGCAATGACATCGAGCGAGCTACCAAGATGGCCCGAAAGATGGTCTGCCAATGGGGCATGAGCGACACTTTGGGGCCGCTTTCTCTTGGTGAAAACAACGATCATGTCTTCCTGGGCCGGGAAATCGGCCATAACAAGGACTATAGTGAACAGACCGCGCAGTTGATCGACGCCGAGATCAAAGGCTTTGTCTCCAGGGCCCATGCCAAGGCCAGGCAGCTGCTGGAAAAGAATATCGAACACCTGCACGCCATGGCCAATGCTCTGCTGGAGCGGGAGACCATCAGCGGAGAGGACATTACCCGGTTGATGGAGGGCAAACCATTGCCGCCCATGAATGTCGCGGCCAAAATTCATTCAGAGGGGAGCTCTGCTTCTGAATCTTCGCCTGGGGCTTCACAGGAGGCTGCGCCTGAGCAAGCTGGGTCATCTTCCGAAGAGGTTCCTGACAAGGCATCTTCGGATGAAGCATCTTCAGGCGAAGCATCCGCAGACAAACAATCATCCGGCAAGCAGTCGCCAGACAAGAGCTCTCCGGGTGCACAGCCTTCGCAAGAGCAGCCCTTTGAAGAACAGTCTTCGGATGAGCAGCCCCAAGGCAAACAGCCTTCGGACGACGATGCGGATGATTTTACCCTGGAAGAGCCGGATAAGCCCGGGCGCTCCTGA
- the folP gene encoding dihydropteroate synthase — translation MQPSRIWRIKDEHRLALSRPVIMGVVNCTPDSFYDGGRHAKPEAASRHGMLLAAQGATILDIGGESTRPGSRPVSAEEELARVLPVIRKLRAAFTDPSLNREPTVQASDATSLHCEPTSVGPFAPPEHGDIGAPDSGSFGGEATVISIDTTKAIVAAAALEAGAAIVNDVSACRFDPELVDVLRQYRPGYVLMHAQGNPETMQVAPVYANVVDEVCRFLDERMHHLVRSGLPESSIVLDPGIGFGKRLEHNLELLRNVDRLARMGRPILVGISHKSFWKGLLGLELEDRGMVTQVATALLATKGVAIHRVHDVAASARTLRVVEALAGMEECGC, via the coding sequence ATGCAGCCTTCTCGCATCTGGCGTATTAAGGATGAGCACCGGCTTGCCCTCTCTCGGCCGGTGATCATGGGGGTGGTGAACTGCACTCCGGATTCGTTTTACGACGGCGGGCGGCACGCAAAACCTGAAGCCGCCTCGCGGCACGGTATGCTGCTGGCCGCCCAGGGCGCGACAATCTTGGACATCGGCGGGGAATCGACCCGTCCCGGATCCCGACCAGTGAGCGCGGAAGAAGAACTGGCAAGAGTGCTGCCCGTAATTCGGAAATTACGGGCAGCATTCACGGATCCAAGTTTGAACCGTGAGCCGACGGTTCAAGCGAGTGATGCCACGTCTCTCCATTGCGAACCGACCTCGGTTGGTCCTTTTGCCCCGCCGGAACATGGGGATATTGGCGCCCCTGACTCCGGATCTTTTGGTGGCGAAGCAACCGTCATCTCCATCGATACCACCAAGGCCATTGTCGCGGCCGCGGCCCTGGAGGCCGGGGCGGCCATTGTCAATGATGTCTCCGCATGTCGATTTGATCCCGAACTCGTGGATGTGCTGCGGCAATATCGGCCGGGCTACGTGCTGATGCATGCCCAGGGCAACCCGGAAACCATGCAGGTTGCCCCGGTGTACGCCAATGTGGTTGACGAGGTTTGCCGGTTCCTTGACGAACGGATGCATCACCTGGTCCGCTCCGGACTGCCGGAAAGCTCCATTGTTCTTGATCCGGGTATCGGTTTCGGCAAGCGATTGGAACATAACCTGGAATTGCTGCGCAACGTGGATCGTCTGGCCCGGATGGGGCGTCCAATATTGGTGGGCATTTCACATAAATCATTCTGGAAGGGGCTATTGGGCCTGGAACTGGAGGATAGGGGGATGGTCACGCAGGTGGCCACTGCGCTACTTGCGACAAAAGGGGTGGCGATTCACCGGGTACATGACGTAGCGGCATCGGCCCGGACCCTGCGAGTGGTTGAGGCCCTGGCTGGTATGGAGGAGTGCGGGTGCTAG
- the cdaA gene encoding diadenylate cyclase CdaA — MRVLEQLPINARDLVDIGLVTFAFYRLILLIKGTRAVSVIYGLVLILAVYYVSDEFGLFTLNWLLANFLGSLFLVIIIFFQQDIRKALSELGAGSLWRRRNVSDLLVNEVAFAVLNMAKSRIGALIVFERGVPLGDIIARGVEIKADLSRELLVTIFYPNTPLHDGAVVVRGGRIEAAGCILPLSSGVDHSSKLGTRHRAAIGVSEETDAVALVVSEERGVISIARGGVLTENLTEDRIKEVLREILAQ, encoded by the coding sequence GTGCGGGTGCTAGAGCAGTTGCCGATCAATGCCCGAGACTTGGTGGATATCGGTCTGGTTACTTTCGCCTTTTATCGATTGATTCTGTTGATCAAGGGGACGCGGGCCGTTTCGGTCATCTATGGTCTGGTATTGATCCTGGCAGTCTATTATGTGTCCGACGAATTCGGCCTGTTTACCCTGAATTGGCTGTTGGCCAATTTTCTGGGATCACTCTTTTTGGTGATCATCATTTTTTTTCAGCAGGATATCCGCAAGGCCCTTTCCGAGCTGGGTGCCGGCAGCCTTTGGAGACGTCGCAACGTTTCCGACCTGCTGGTGAACGAGGTGGCCTTTGCTGTGCTGAACATGGCCAAATCCCGTATCGGGGCGTTGATCGTCTTTGAGCGCGGCGTTCCTCTGGGCGACATCATCGCTCGTGGCGTGGAAATCAAGGCGGATCTCAGTCGCGAACTGCTGGTGACCATTTTTTACCCGAATACTCCCCTGCATGACGGGGCCGTGGTGGTTCGGGGCGGGCGCATCGAGGCCGCTGGATGCATCCTGCCGCTGTCCTCCGGGGTGGATCACTCCTCCAAGCTGGGGACCAGGCACCGGGCGGCCATCGGAGTCAGTGAGGAAACCGACGCCGTCGCCCTGGTGGTTTCCGAGGAGCGTGGGGTCATTTCCATTGCCCGGGGAGGTGTCTTGACGGAAAATTTAACCGAGGATCGGATCAAGGAAGTCCTTCGCGAAATTCTGGCCCAATAG
- a CDS encoding CdaR family protein, which produces MRSNWQYLLLAFALAVFSWYLVSGREKVDTWIQVPVEMVNMPEGYVVRQGMVNRIDVRVRGPRPMVRTIDMRNAFYPLDLAGLQVGMNQLDFENRNLNLSRAIEVVEIVPSRVDLLVDQIITKRVPVQKQLEVELHEDFELRAYAVNPAEVTLRGPRVMVEPVDEVQTQPVLVEDDRPGRMERSTSLVLPPEVESSPSRVTLQLDFGEKLTEIDLEVRVTALRPTGMEMQLEPSTVQLTVQVPVSLAREADFAERVRIVAAHLGELPSGTHEVGYRVELPVGVMLLRAEPERIQVTLEVEVVDPAGDSPGNAG; this is translated from the coding sequence ATGCGTTCAAACTGGCAGTACCTGTTATTGGCCTTCGCCTTGGCTGTTTTTTCCTGGTATCTTGTTTCCGGCCGGGAGAAAGTGGATACCTGGATCCAGGTCCCTGTGGAAATGGTAAATATGCCAGAGGGATATGTCGTCCGTCAGGGGATGGTCAACCGGATTGATGTCCGGGTTCGTGGCCCACGGCCCATGGTGCGGACCATCGACATGCGCAATGCATTTTATCCCCTGGACCTGGCAGGTTTGCAGGTCGGAATGAATCAGCTGGATTTTGAAAATCGCAATCTCAACTTGTCTCGGGCCATCGAGGTGGTGGAAATCGTTCCTTCCCGCGTGGACTTGCTTGTAGACCAAATAATCACCAAGCGTGTTCCGGTGCAGAAGCAGCTTGAGGTGGAGCTACATGAAGACTTTGAGTTGCGTGCATACGCCGTGAATCCCGCGGAGGTGACACTTCGCGGACCGCGGGTGATGGTCGAGCCCGTGGATGAGGTGCAAACGCAGCCCGTGTTGGTGGAGGATGATCGGCCCGGTCGGATGGAGCGCTCTACCAGTCTGGTTCTGCCTCCTGAAGTGGAATCCAGCCCCAGCCGGGTCACCTTGCAGCTGGACTTCGGTGAAAAGCTGACTGAGATTGATCTGGAGGTCAGGGTTACGGCCCTGCGCCCCACGGGTATGGAGATGCAATTGGAGCCGTCCACGGTTCAGCTGACGGTTCAGGTTCCGGTATCCTTGGCCCGGGAAGCGGATTTTGCCGAACGGGTGCGCATCGTTGCCGCGCATTTGGGAGAGTTGCCTTCAGGCACGCATGAAGTCGGCTATCGGGTTGAACTGCCCGTCGGTGTGATGTTGCTGCGGGCCGAACCGGAGCGAATCCAGGTGACCCTGGAGGTGGAAGTCGTTGATCCTGCCGGCGATAGTCCGGGCAATGCCGGTTAG
- the glmM gene encoding phosphoglucosamine mutase, producing MRKGLFGTDGMRGQVNIFPMLPEIALRLGLAVGQLMRNGSRRHRVVIGKDTRLSGYVFETALTSGFCAAGMDVYLVGPMPTPAISFLTRNMRADVGVVISASHNPFMDNGIKLFDNLGFKLADEMEDRISEMILSPDMDWNYPQPENVGKATRIQDSLGRYLVFLKNTIPSTMTFDGVKVVLDCANGATYKVAPLLFEELGAKVEVIGAKPDGLNINRKCGSLYPELVAHRVLESGADIGLALDGDGDRLIVTDEQGTVLDGDQIMAICAQDMMDKDCLPGKTLVATVMSNMSLEMFMQDRAGTLLRTPVGDRYVVEVMRREGAMFGGEQSGHLIFLNHCTTGDGILAALQLMRIMQERGKSLSELASLLKPFPQVLVNVHVERKIPFAQSPEVAKAVAMAEEKLGSRGRVLLRYSGTEPVARVMVEGENPVLVQQLADELVGVLQTYLR from the coding sequence ATGCGGAAAGGTCTCTTTGGAACGGACGGCATGCGTGGTCAGGTGAATATTTTTCCCATGCTTCCGGAAATTGCCCTGCGTTTGGGGTTGGCCGTGGGGCAATTGATGCGCAACGGCTCCCGCCGTCACCGGGTGGTGATCGGAAAGGATACCCGGCTTTCCGGTTATGTTTTTGAAACGGCCTTGACCTCCGGTTTTTGTGCCGCGGGCATGGACGTCTACCTGGTGGGACCCATGCCCACCCCGGCTATTTCCTTTTTGACCCGGAACATGCGTGCCGATGTCGGCGTGGTCATTTCCGCATCCCACAATCCGTTTATGGATAACGGGATCAAGCTTTTCGACAACCTGGGCTTCAAGTTGGCCGATGAGATGGAGGACCGGATTTCCGAGATGATCCTCTCGCCGGACATGGATTGGAACTATCCCCAGCCGGAGAACGTAGGCAAGGCCACACGGATTCAAGACAGTCTGGGACGCTATTTGGTGTTCCTGAAAAACACCATCCCCTCGACCATGACCTTTGATGGGGTAAAGGTCGTTCTGGACTGCGCCAATGGCGCGACCTACAAAGTCGCGCCACTGCTGTTCGAGGAACTGGGGGCCAAGGTGGAAGTTATCGGCGCGAAGCCGGACGGCCTGAACATCAACCGCAAATGCGGCTCACTCTACCCGGAACTGGTGGCCCATCGTGTCCTGGAGTCGGGCGCGGATATCGGGCTGGCACTGGATGGCGATGGTGATCGTCTGATCGTCACCGACGAGCAGGGAACCGTTCTGGACGGCGACCAGATCATGGCCATCTGCGCCCAGGATATGATGGACAAAGACTGCCTGCCGGGCAAGACCCTCGTGGCTACGGTGATGAGCAATATGTCTTTGGAAATGTTCATGCAGGACCGGGCTGGCACATTGCTGCGCACACCCGTTGGCGATCGCTATGTTGTGGAGGTCATGCGCCGGGAAGGCGCCATGTTTGGCGGCGAGCAGTCCGGCCACCTGATTTTTTTAAATCACTGCACCACGGGCGACGGCATCCTCGCGGCCCTGCAATTGATGCGCATCATGCAGGAGCGAGGCAAGTCGCTGTCCGAGCTGGCCTCCTTGCTCAAACCCTTTCCCCAGGTCCTGGTCAATGTTCATGTCGAGCGCAAGATTCCCTTTGCCCAGTCCCCGGAAGTGGCCAAAGCCGTGGCCATGGCTGAGGAAAAACTCGGTTCTCGAGGCCGCGTCCTGTTGCGTTACTCCGGCACCGAACCGGTGGCCCGGGTGATGGTCGAAGGCGAGAATCCGGTTCTGGTGCAGCAGCTCGCCGATGAGCTGGTGGGTGTCCTGCAAACCTATCTGCGTTAG
- the galU gene encoding UTP--glucose-1-phosphate uridylyltransferase GalU, with protein MLIRKVVIPVAGWGTRSLPATKNIPKEMLPVFRKPAVQHIVEEAMYSGLKDVVFVNNSNKKIIEDHFDYNWALEDLLQRTGKTTLLDEVRSVAEMVNIISVRQKRQLGLGHAVLCAKEVIKQEAFALMLGDDLMFGIEPGIKQLMDVALSENMSVVGVIEVPADKVSSYGIIHGEEFAPGIFRVRSMVEKPARDKAPSRMAVVGRYVLMPEIFEHLETAEPGHGGEIQITDALMKLAQKNRLLAVKMRGMRFDVGDWSDYLTANIYFALQDESLRDELVGKLKNLLPFHS; from the coding sequence ATGCTAATTCGAAAAGTCGTCATTCCCGTGGCTGGTTGGGGCACACGGTCGCTCCCGGCAACCAAGAACATTCCCAAGGAAATGCTTCCGGTATTCAGGAAGCCGGCCGTCCAGCACATTGTCGAGGAAGCCATGTATTCGGGCCTGAAAGACGTGGTTTTCGTGAACAATTCCAACAAAAAGATCATTGAGGACCATTTTGATTACAACTGGGCCTTGGAGGATCTGCTACAGCGCACCGGCAAGACGACGCTTCTGGATGAGGTTCGTTCCGTGGCCGAGATGGTCAACATCATATCCGTGCGCCAGAAGCGTCAATTGGGCTTGGGCCACGCCGTGCTCTGCGCCAAGGAGGTCATCAAGCAGGAGGCGTTTGCGCTGATGCTTGGGGATGACTTGATGTTCGGCATTGAACCGGGCATCAAGCAGCTGATGGACGTGGCCCTGTCCGAGAATATGTCCGTGGTCGGGGTCATCGAAGTTCCGGCAGACAAGGTCAGCAGCTACGGAATTATTCACGGCGAGGAATTTGCACCAGGAATTTTCCGAGTTCGCTCCATGGTGGAAAAACCGGCACGGGACAAGGCGCCCTCGCGAATGGCCGTTGTTGGTCGCTATGTGCTCATGCCGGAGATCTTCGAGCACCTGGAGACAGCCGAGCCGGGCCATGGCGGGGAGATTCAAATCACGGACGCGTTGATGAAACTGGCTCAGAAAAATCGGCTCCTGGCCGTAAAGATGCGCGGAATGCGTTTCGACGTCGGGGACTGGAGCGACTATCTGACCGCGAATATTTATTTTGCCTTGCAGGATGAGTCGCTACGCGATGAATTGGTCGGCAAACTGAAGAATCTGCTGCCGTTTCATTCCTGA